One window from the genome of Sphingomicrobium arenosum encodes:
- a CDS encoding urea carboxylase-associated family protein, whose translation MSKRHRIEPRSGTAFKLDKGQKLVVIDPEGQQVADLLAFNRDDVREVISNGRTFDYADTIYLTTGATLYSNRSNAMLEIVEDDVGTHDFLLTPCSKDTFALLYENEPPHRGCFGNLAAALEPFGIEEDAIPCAFNCFMNVPVDGKTGRFTVDPPKSKSGDRLVLEAKMDLVIGLTACSAPKSNAGSFKPIEFEVIGQSN comes from the coding sequence TTGAGCAAGCGACATCGTATCGAGCCTCGGAGTGGAACCGCGTTCAAACTCGACAAGGGCCAGAAGCTTGTCGTCATTGACCCTGAAGGCCAGCAGGTGGCGGATTTGCTCGCCTTCAACCGCGACGACGTGCGCGAAGTTATCTCGAACGGTCGCACCTTCGACTATGCCGACACGATTTATCTGACCACGGGCGCGACGCTCTATTCGAACCGCTCGAACGCGATGCTCGAAATTGTCGAGGATGATGTCGGCACGCACGACTTCCTGCTGACGCCGTGCAGCAAGGATACGTTTGCGCTGCTCTACGAGAACGAGCCGCCGCATCGGGGATGTTTCGGCAATCTCGCCGCCGCGCTGGAGCCTTTCGGCATTGAAGAAGATGCCATCCCTTGCGCCTTCAACTGCTTCATGAACGTGCCGGTCGATGGCAAGACGGGGCGTTTCACGGTCGACCCGCCCAAGTCGAAATCAGGTGATCGGCTGGTCCTCGAGGCGAAGATGGACCTCGTCATCGGCCTGACCGCCTGTTCGGCGCCGAAATCGAATGCCGGGAGCTTCAAACCGATCGAATTTGAGGTGATTGGCCAATCGAACTAA
- a CDS encoding Crp/Fnr family transcriptional regulator: protein MITELFLKGRLRDAISVDDRAALETAIEDVIEVEGPRRLVSRAEEVEVSYYLVDGYMARYLDDKRGYRQSVGFQVPGDWVDLHSFPMKRLDHDVVPLDRAKVAIFRHDRLRELIDGNPRLTRILWFSTLLDAAMIREWIFRLGRLSAEGRIAHFICELIERMRFIERYDGTFFPVPLKQSDFAEACGVSPVHANRTFKLLRDRGLVAASEGAGGMRILDEDGLRRLGEFRGDYLYGEGDLKLQQPFG, encoded by the coding sequence ATGATTACCGAACTCTTCCTGAAGGGTCGGCTGCGCGATGCCATATCGGTCGACGACCGCGCCGCCCTCGAAACCGCCATCGAAGATGTCATCGAGGTCGAAGGACCCCGCCGCCTCGTGTCGCGCGCCGAGGAGGTCGAGGTGAGCTATTATCTCGTCGACGGCTACATGGCGCGCTATCTCGACGACAAGCGCGGCTATCGCCAGTCGGTCGGTTTCCAGGTCCCTGGCGACTGGGTCGACTTGCACAGTTTCCCGATGAAGCGGCTCGACCATGACGTCGTCCCCCTGGACCGCGCCAAGGTCGCGATCTTTCGCCACGACCGCCTGCGCGAGCTGATCGACGGCAATCCGCGCCTCACCCGCATCCTGTGGTTCTCCACCCTGCTCGACGCCGCGATGATCCGCGAGTGGATCTTCCGATTGGGCCGCCTCTCCGCCGAGGGCCGCATCGCCCATTTCATCTGCGAACTGATCGAGCGCATGCGCTTCATCGAACGCTATGACGGCACCTTTTTCCCGGTCCCGCTCAAGCAGTCCGATTTCGCCGAGGCCTGCGGCGTCTCCCCCGTCCATGCCAACCGCACCTTCAAGCTCCTGCGCGACCGCGGCCTCGTCGCCGCCAGCGAGGGAGCCGGCGGCATGCGCATCCTTGACGAAGATGGATTACGCCGCCTCGGCGAATTCCGTGGTGACTACCTCTATGGGGAAGGCGACCTGAAGCTCCAACAGCCCTTCGGTTAG
- a CDS encoding galactosyltransferase-related protein, with translation MKISVCTIGAGRADHLDFLVRGLRASLLQPDELVIGVMQDDLYDLPDTDFPIRQIFVPGEGLPLAKARNIAASAARGELLIFLDVDCIPSPHLIGDYARLADAGGILMGEVRYLPRGITDSGIDWERFDALSVEHRDRAGPPVDPLGPCHDYRCFWSLNFSLSREDWARVGGFDESYDGYGGEDTDFGRMADAAGLAFWWTRGARAYHQYHPHHMPPVHHLDSVIANAERFRDKWGHHTMEHWLRCFRLMGLAAPIDGRWQRLRDTCEDDLALTRQQADQPYASSAIVLAQLEAEAEAATAPEMAAS, from the coding sequence GTGAAGATCAGCGTCTGCACCATCGGCGCCGGGCGCGCCGATCATCTCGACTTTCTCGTTCGCGGCCTGCGCGCCTCGCTGTTGCAGCCCGATGAACTCGTCATCGGCGTCATGCAGGACGATCTTTACGACCTGCCCGACACCGACTTCCCGATCCGCCAGATCTTCGTGCCAGGGGAAGGTCTCCCGCTTGCAAAGGCGCGAAACATCGCCGCCTCGGCGGCGCGCGGTGAACTCCTCATCTTCTTAGATGTCGACTGCATCCCTTCCCCGCACCTCATTGGCGACTACGCAAGGCTCGCGGACGCGGGCGGCATCCTCATGGGCGAGGTTCGCTACCTACCTCGCGGCATCACTGACAGCGGCATCGACTGGGAGCGCTTCGACGCCCTCTCGGTCGAACATCGCGATCGCGCCGGCCCGCCCGTCGATCCGCTCGGCCCGTGCCACGACTATCGCTGCTTCTGGTCGCTAAACTTCAGCCTGTCGCGCGAGGATTGGGCGCGCGTCGGCGGGTTCGACGAAAGCTATGACGGCTATGGCGGCGAGGATACCGACTTCGGGCGCATGGCCGATGCGGCGGGCCTCGCTTTCTGGTGGACCCGCGGCGCGCGCGCCTATCACCAGTACCACCCCCACCACATGCCACCCGTCCACCATCTCGACAGCGTGATCGCCAACGCCGAGCGCTTTCGCGACAAATGGGGCCATCACACGATGGAGCATTGGTTGCGCTGCTTTCGCCTGATGGGCCTCGCCGCCCCCATCGATGGCCGCTGGCAGCGGCTGCGCGACACCTGCGAAGACGATCTCGCGCTCACCCGCCAGCAGGCGGACCAACCCTACGCAAGTTCAGCGATCGTGCTCGCGCAGCTCGAAGCCGAAGCGGAAGCCGCTACCGCACCGGAGATGGCCGCCTCATAA
- a CDS encoding sulfotransferase family protein, translated as MSYRYLFIAGLHRTGTSLLAKLLGAHPDIATITDAPVPENEGCYLQGAIPHDALAGRPGHYATDPAQHLVEGGRYDLLNVRERLEADWSRWFADKPWRLEKSPVNLTRMRLYQQLFPLSQFIVITRHPEKMAAALAKWTDQTPAALIDYGLDAYALVSEDAARLHHLFWLRYEDLVADPIRCLDAIFAWIGLHTIGPCATLRDGNGDYSEALMMNGEQASRAIAFGYAPGGAVLECPPRIAHPLRARHEAAEAALRNERSHAFVRKA; from the coding sequence GTGTCGTACCGCTACCTCTTTATCGCCGGCCTTCATCGCACCGGCACCAGCCTTCTTGCAAAGCTGCTCGGCGCCCATCCCGACATCGCTACGATCACTGATGCTCCCGTGCCCGAAAACGAAGGCTGCTATCTGCAAGGCGCCATCCCGCATGACGCGTTGGCAGGCCGCCCCGGCCACTATGCGACCGACCCTGCCCAGCATCTCGTCGAGGGTGGTCGCTACGACCTTCTCAATGTCCGCGAGAGGCTCGAGGCCGATTGGTCGCGCTGGTTCGCGGACAAACCATGGCGCCTCGAAAAATCGCCCGTCAATCTGACCCGCATGCGGCTCTACCAGCAGCTCTTCCCGCTGAGCCAATTCATCGTCATTACCAGGCATCCCGAGAAGATGGCGGCCGCGCTTGCCAAGTGGACGGATCAGACCCCGGCTGCGCTCATCGACTATGGCCTCGACGCCTATGCGCTGGTCAGCGAAGACGCCGCGCGTCTCCATCACCTCTTCTGGCTGCGCTACGAAGACCTCGTCGCCGATCCCATTCGCTGCCTCGATGCGATCTTTGCGTGGATCGGGCTCCATACCATCGGTCCTTGCGCCACGCTTCGGGACGGCAATGGGGACTATTCCGAGGCGCTGATGATGAACGGGGAGCAGGCCTCTCGTGCCATCGCCTTCGGCTACGCGCCCGGCGGTGCAGTCCTCGAATGCCCGCCGCGCATCGCCCACCCCCTCCGAGCGCGTCACGAAGCGGCGGAAGCGGCCTTGCGGAACGAAAGATCACATGCCTTCGTAAGAAAGGCATGA
- the gntA gene encoding guanitoxin biosynthesis heme-dependent pre-guanitoxin N-hydroxylase GntA: MRAEPDIRISDGAEVVERFEKLIVDRGYPCVGAKGAIGRGQMRSYVGRSITSAWDDVALVQELTTFARFYAKERPLFTTFAAFFPESPRLDEEAFEQAIWTRIASLQDKDDWLGYDPDEAVDTDPASPQFSLSFGGQGFFVVGMHPDASRPARQFECPIMIFNLHDQFERLRADGRYEKMRAEILERDRRLAGSVNPMLARFGEQSEARQYSGRQVGPDWTCPWQGRANNEKDKD; encoded by the coding sequence ATGCGCGCCGAGCCTGATATCCGCATTTCCGATGGCGCGGAGGTCGTCGAGCGGTTCGAGAAACTGATCGTCGATCGCGGCTATCCTTGCGTCGGCGCCAAGGGCGCGATCGGACGGGGTCAGATGCGCTCGTACGTCGGACGCTCGATCACCTCGGCATGGGACGATGTGGCGCTGGTGCAGGAGCTGACGACGTTCGCGCGGTTCTATGCGAAGGAACGCCCGCTGTTCACCACGTTCGCGGCCTTTTTTCCCGAAAGCCCGCGGCTTGACGAAGAGGCGTTCGAACAAGCGATCTGGACGCGTATCGCCTCGCTCCAGGACAAAGATGACTGGCTTGGATATGACCCCGATGAGGCTGTCGATACCGACCCGGCGAGCCCCCAATTTTCGCTGAGTTTCGGGGGGCAGGGTTTCTTCGTCGTGGGTATGCATCCCGACGCGTCGCGACCGGCGCGGCAATTCGAGTGCCCGATCATGATTTTCAATCTTCACGACCAGTTCGAGCGGCTGCGCGCCGACGGCCGCTACGAAAAGATGCGCGCGGAAATACTGGAACGCGACCGGCGGCTGGCCGGTTCGGTCAATCCGATGCTCGCGCGCTTCGGAGAGCAATCCGAAGCGCGGCAATATAGCGGGCGCCAAGTCGGGCCTGACTGGACGTGCCCATGGCAGGGGCGTGCGAACAACGAGAAGGATAAGGATTGA
- a CDS encoding Crp/Fnr family transcriptional regulator, whose product MITKDFLCGRLRDALTETESQALEAAVHEVIEVPARTTLVKRGEKIDKSYYLVDGFMIRYLQDRGGYRQSAGIQVAGDWVDLHSFPMKRLDHDVATLGPVTLAVFKHEQLEKLIGAHPRLARIMWFSTLLDAAMHREWVFRLGRLNAEGRIAHLICELARRLEFVGRFDGEYLDVPLHQADYAEASGISAIHANRTFRLLRERGLIANREDHVGLTILDRAELEKIGEFDGDYLYGEGQLELSEPY is encoded by the coding sequence ATGATCACCAAGGACTTCCTGTGCGGTCGGCTCCGCGACGCCCTGACCGAGACCGAAAGCCAAGCGCTTGAAGCAGCCGTGCACGAGGTCATCGAGGTCCCCGCCCGCACGACCCTCGTCAAACGCGGCGAAAAGATCGACAAAAGCTACTATCTCGTCGACGGTTTCATGATCCGCTATCTCCAAGATCGCGGCGGCTATCGGCAAAGCGCGGGCATCCAGGTGGCGGGCGACTGGGTCGACCTTCACAGCTTCCCCATGAAGCGCCTCGATCACGACGTCGCCACGCTCGGTCCCGTCACACTTGCCGTTTTCAAGCATGAGCAGCTCGAAAAACTGATCGGCGCGCATCCTCGGCTTGCAAGGATCATGTGGTTTTCCACCCTCCTCGATGCCGCCATGCATCGCGAATGGGTCTTCCGCCTCGGCCGCCTCAACGCCGAAGGGCGTATCGCCCACCTCATTTGTGAACTCGCCCGTCGCCTCGAATTCGTTGGCCGGTTCGATGGGGAATATCTCGACGTTCCCCTGCACCAGGCCGATTATGCCGAAGCCAGCGGCATCTCCGCGATCCACGCCAACCGCACCTTTCGCCTGCTGCGCGAGCGCGGCCTGATTGCCAATCGCGAGGACCACGTCGGGCTCACCATCCTCGACCGCGCCGAACTCGAGAAGATCGGTGAGTTCGACGGCGATTATCTCTACGGGGAAGGCCAGCTCGAACTGTCCGAGCCCTATTAG
- a CDS encoding glycosyltransferase, which yields MKPIGYFVHHQGRGHLNRAAAISAELVKSRPVTLFSARFDDAVPLAPAVETVILPSLFEPQGDEAPAMADLATPANLHCAPVGWPGITRAIATLSQWFEQRSPALFITDVSAELAQFARIASVPHVCVLQHGDRCDEGHASAYDGAVGLLAPYHEALDQPDRKRWAEKTRFFPGVGVSPLTLARDNARRSLGIDPEQRVAVVLGGGGGEGLPATPLTLAARAHPNMQWITLGKVRHEWHETAPGNLRHLGWVDNVPEWLAAADLIVSSAGNSTVHQVLALGRPWIVVPEWRYFAEQHRKCEALARAQVAIAPSDWPADAASWKAAVAAAFELDVSRQQSLFDPGAATAAARWIDRTARDLWAETPQTEVRAS from the coding sequence ATGAAGCCGATCGGCTATTTCGTCCATCACCAGGGCCGCGGCCACCTCAATCGCGCCGCCGCGATCAGCGCCGAACTGGTGAAATCGCGCCCCGTAACCCTTTTCTCCGCGCGCTTCGACGACGCCGTCCCGCTCGCGCCAGCTGTCGAGACGGTCATCCTCCCCTCGCTCTTCGAACCGCAGGGCGATGAAGCCCCCGCCATGGCTGACCTTGCGACGCCAGCCAACCTCCACTGCGCCCCCGTCGGCTGGCCCGGCATCACCCGCGCCATTGCCACCCTGTCGCAATGGTTCGAGCAGCGATCCCCCGCGCTCTTCATTACCGACGTGAGCGCCGAGCTTGCACAATTCGCTCGCATCGCATCGGTGCCGCACGTCTGCGTTCTCCAGCATGGTGATCGGTGCGACGAGGGGCATGCCAGCGCCTATGACGGCGCCGTCGGCCTCCTCGCTCCCTATCATGAAGCGCTCGACCAGCCCGATCGCAAGCGCTGGGCGGAAAAGACCCGGTTTTTCCCCGGCGTCGGCGTGAGTCCGTTGACCTTGGCTCGCGACAATGCGCGCCGATCCCTTGGCATTGATCCCGAGCAACGCGTCGCTGTCGTGCTCGGTGGCGGGGGCGGCGAAGGCCTTCCCGCCACCCCGCTTACCCTCGCCGCACGCGCGCACCCCAACATGCAGTGGATCACGCTCGGCAAGGTGCGCCACGAATGGCACGAGACCGCCCCGGGCAACCTGCGCCATCTTGGCTGGGTCGATAATGTCCCCGAATGGCTCGCTGCCGCCGACCTGATTGTCTCCTCGGCCGGCAACAGCACCGTGCATCAGGTTCTTGCGCTCGGCCGTCCGTGGATCGTGGTGCCGGAGTGGCGCTACTTCGCTGAACAGCATCGCAAGTGCGAGGCGCTCGCCCGGGCGCAGGTCGCCATCGCGCCTAGCGATTGGCCCGCCGATGCCGCAAGCTGGAAGGCCGCCGTCGCCGCTGCCTTCGAGCTCGACGTCTCGCGCCAGCAGAGCCTGTTCGACCCCGGTGCTGCCACCGCCGCCGCCCGCTGGATCGACCGCACCGCGCGCGACCTCTGGGCCGAAACTCCGCAGACCGAGGTGCGCGCCTCGTGA
- a CDS encoding HAD-IIB family hydrolase, translating to MIRVGMIALGGCIKAPPVAYGLTPDTGGHITYLMEEALALAERFDVSGVDIYTRRFRALDLGEEYDRAVEEVNAKVRIIRISSGDPRYLSKEALAKDLDRWTNAFVDHLSDGERPDIIHAHFADAAHAAAAARNRFGIPFIYTAHSLAADKAAAMAATDRSLDRRLGQETAAIAKADGVIGSSRDECERQLLQYDGARPERIHQVAPGTEPLSSKTIDLDGARRVVAPFLREPGKPFLLAIARPVEKKNLVPLVEAFGRNAQLRERANLVILAGLRDDIAAEDEECQRVHRQLLEAVDRHDLYGKVAYPKRHDRSQVDGLYALAAEQRGIFVNNALFEPYGLTIVEAAAHGVPVIVTDRGGPADIIEHYGHGIAIDPSDGDTLAAEALALLDDAHRWTRYSIRGRATAQTGDWSHYAARFMQIAGSIGAPRLPAQPQAELLAICDIDNTLTGCMAGARRFGRLLESKPQWRFGVATGRSLQQAEAALQRWNLPRPSVMITSVGSEIYWCLPSGGRIADTGFADKIAEGWDVDGVTQALLGLPGLSPQPDIEQRRFKRSYFFDGAETVGRVRARLSAAGVEARVIASHDRLLDVLPARAGKAAALFWVSDRLGLAPEQVVAAGDSGNDEDMLTACPNAILVANHEPAIAHLGNRPNVHAVKRPHANGVIEGLIHASRTIREASA from the coding sequence ATGATCCGCGTCGGCATGATCGCGCTCGGCGGCTGCATTAAGGCGCCGCCGGTCGCCTATGGCCTCACTCCCGATACCGGCGGGCACATCACCTACCTGATGGAGGAAGCACTGGCCTTGGCGGAGCGCTTCGATGTGTCGGGCGTCGACATCTACACCCGTCGGTTTCGTGCTCTCGACCTAGGCGAAGAATATGACCGCGCGGTCGAGGAGGTGAATGCCAAGGTCCGCATCATTCGCATCTCGAGCGGCGATCCGCGCTATTTGTCGAAAGAGGCACTCGCCAAGGACCTCGACCGGTGGACCAATGCCTTTGTCGACCATCTGTCGGACGGCGAGCGCCCCGACATCATCCACGCGCATTTCGCCGATGCCGCTCATGCCGCCGCCGCGGCCCGCAACCGGTTCGGGATTCCGTTCATCTACACCGCTCATTCATTGGCTGCCGACAAGGCGGCCGCGATGGCTGCGACCGATCGATCACTGGATCGGCGCCTGGGCCAAGAGACTGCTGCCATCGCCAAAGCAGACGGCGTGATCGGCTCTTCGCGCGACGAGTGCGAGCGGCAACTGCTCCAATATGACGGCGCCCGACCCGAGCGTATCCACCAGGTCGCGCCCGGCACCGAACCGCTTTCCTCGAAGACGATCGATCTCGACGGCGCCCGCCGCGTCGTCGCGCCCTTCCTGCGCGAGCCCGGGAAACCCTTCCTTCTTGCCATCGCTCGCCCCGTGGAAAAGAAGAATCTCGTCCCTCTTGTCGAGGCCTTTGGTCGCAATGCGCAGCTTCGCGAGCGAGCCAATCTCGTCATCCTTGCCGGTCTGCGCGACGACATCGCTGCCGAGGACGAAGAATGCCAGCGCGTCCATCGCCAGCTCCTCGAGGCGGTCGACCGCCACGACCTTTACGGCAAGGTCGCCTATCCCAAGCGCCACGACCGAAGTCAGGTCGACGGCCTTTACGCCCTCGCCGCCGAGCAGCGGGGTATCTTCGTCAACAACGCCCTGTTCGAGCCCTACGGTCTGACCATCGTCGAGGCGGCCGCCCACGGCGTCCCCGTCATCGTTACCGATCGCGGCGGGCCTGCCGACATCATCGAGCATTATGGCCACGGCATCGCCATCGACCCATCCGATGGCGACACGCTCGCCGCCGAAGCGCTCGCGCTGCTCGACGATGCGCACCGCTGGACGCGATATTCGATCCGTGGCCGCGCCACGGCGCAGACAGGCGACTGGAGTCATTATGCCGCTCGTTTCATGCAAATTGCCGGCAGCATCGGGGCGCCGCGACTGCCGGCTCAGCCACAGGCCGAGCTCCTCGCAATCTGCGACATCGACAATACGCTGACCGGCTGCATGGCGGGAGCTCGTCGCTTCGGCCGTCTATTGGAAAGCAAGCCGCAATGGCGTTTCGGCGTTGCCACGGGACGCTCCCTGCAACAGGCGGAAGCCGCCCTGCAGCGCTGGAACCTGCCGCGCCCCTCGGTGATGATCACCTCGGTCGGCAGCGAGATCTACTGGTGCCTGCCCAGCGGCGGGCGGATCGCCGATACCGGCTTTGCTGACAAGATCGCGGAAGGCTGGGATGTCGACGGTGTCACGCAGGCGCTGCTCGGCCTTCCCGGCCTCTCGCCCCAGCCGGATATCGAGCAGCGCCGATTCAAACGGTCCTATTTCTTCGATGGCGCCGAAACGGTCGGTCGCGTGCGCGCCCGCCTCTCCGCCGCTGGCGTCGAGGCGCGCGTCATCGCCAGTCACGACCGCCTCCTCGACGTGCTCCCCGCGCGCGCGGGTAAGGCTGCTGCGCTCTTCTGGGTCTCCGACCGCCTCGGCCTGGCGCCTGAACAGGTCGTCGCGGCGGGCGATAGCGGGAATGACGAAGACATGCTCACCGCCTGTCCCAACGCCATCCTTGTCGCCAATCACGAACCCGCGATCGCCCATCTCGGCAACCGACCCAACGTCCATGCCGTAAAACGCCCCCACGCCAACGGCGTCATCGAGGGACTCATCCACGCCTCGCGCACGATCAGGGAGGCCTCGGCATGA
- a CDS encoding DUF421 domain-containing protein has protein sequence MFSDQFWLPEPQRLLEIVVAGVVLYIFTVLFIRLLGKRATAQMNNFDWLIAVATGSLLASGILLRDISLVGALMAMSILGFCQYVMTRFFSRRQEMARKLRATPTLLTHKGHWLDEPMRAERVTRAEVMARIREEGMFGIDEANWVVLEMDGRLSVLPRADVELEDMEALEGVTCDAEHVASLTPKPVPEYARRA, from the coding sequence ATGTTTAGCGATCAGTTCTGGCTCCCTGAGCCACAGCGCCTTCTCGAAATCGTCGTCGCAGGCGTGGTGCTCTATATCTTCACGGTTCTCTTCATCCGCCTCCTCGGCAAACGCGCCACGGCGCAGATGAACAATTTCGACTGGCTCATCGCGGTCGCGACGGGGAGCCTGCTTGCCAGCGGCATCCTGCTTCGCGACATCAGCCTTGTTGGCGCCCTCATGGCCATGAGCATCCTCGGCTTCTGCCAATATGTGATGACGCGCTTTTTCAGCCGACGACAGGAAATGGCGCGCAAGCTGCGAGCCACGCCGACGCTATTGACCCACAAGGGCCATTGGCTCGACGAACCGATGCGTGCCGAGCGGGTCACGCGCGCCGAGGTTATGGCGCGGATCCGAGAGGAAGGCATGTTCGGGATCGACGAGGCCAATTGGGTGGTGCTCGAGATGGATGGGCGACTTTCCGTTCTGCCGCGCGCCGATGTCGAACTCGAGGACATGGAAGCGCTCGAGGGTGTCACTTGCGACGCTGAGCATGTTGCATCGCTGACGCCTAAGCCGGTACCCGAATATGCGCGCCGAGCCTGA
- a CDS encoding IS6 family transposase: protein MPRPRGLGSPFRYFNSSPEVIRLAVMMYVRYPLSLRNVEDLLFERGIDIAHETVRCWSNQFVPLFAGDIRRQRVSRMRGFKHWKWHLDEMVVKVNGKQHYLWRAVDHEGEILESYVTRERDKQAALRFMKKALKRHGPAETIVTDGLRSYGAAMDELGNAGRREVGRHLNNRVENSHLPFRRRERVMQRFRQMKSLQKFASVHANVHNHFNTERHLVDRTTYKQRRSAALAKWQLVMN, encoded by the coding sequence ATGCCCCGTCCCAGAGGGCTTGGCTCGCCGTTCCGCTACTTCAACTCTTCGCCCGAGGTCATCCGCCTGGCGGTGATGATGTACGTGCGGTACCCGCTGTCGCTGCGCAACGTCGAAGACCTGCTGTTCGAGCGCGGGATCGACATCGCTCACGAGACCGTGCGCTGCTGGTCGAACCAGTTCGTCCCGCTCTTCGCCGGCGATATTCGCCGCCAGCGGGTCAGTCGTATGCGCGGGTTCAAGCATTGGAAGTGGCACCTCGACGAGATGGTCGTAAAGGTGAACGGCAAGCAGCATTATCTCTGGCGCGCCGTCGATCACGAAGGCGAGATCCTTGAGAGCTATGTCACGAGGGAGCGCGACAAGCAGGCTGCGCTCCGCTTCATGAAGAAAGCGCTGAAGCGTCACGGTCCCGCCGAAACGATCGTCACCGACGGGCTCCGCTCCTACGGTGCGGCGATGGATGAGCTTGGTAATGCCGGCCGCCGGGAGGTCGGTCGGCATCTCAACAACCGCGTCGAGAACAGTCATCTGCCGTTCCGACGAAGGGAGCGAGTGATGCAGCGATTTCGCCAAATGAAGTCGCTGCAGAAGTTTGCCAGCGTCCACGCCAACGTCCACAACCACTTCAATACCGAACGCCACCTCGTAGATCGAACCACGTACAAACAGCGCCGCTCGGCAGCCCTTGCCAAGTGGCAGCTGGTCATGAACTAA
- a CDS encoding glycosyltransferase, translated as MVAFSPRPRRIAVIAHARFPIAAPFKGGMEAHTHALVRGLLARGHEVRLFASGDSDPLLPLEPVCERHYEADMPWARWRHHPQFAERQSRIFAEAWEGAHRFMPDIVHNNSLFAELPRWAARDGAAMLSVLHVPPFPRLHDAVTAMRDEPRQRFATVSAAQLAHWAPGGHRHFAAVPNGIDLARWPVGGGQRRGAIWVGRITPSKGTAMACEAAVRAGIGLTLYGPVEDEIYFDQQVAPWLGQGVRHAGEQPAQRLAEAYGAAEVALVTPCWDEPFGLVAAEALSCGTPVAGFDRGAIAEVVGEAGCLVAEGDVEGLAQAIHEARQVRRSTCVERARRFSHDAMLAGYEALYEAAISGAVAASASASSCASTIAELA; from the coding sequence ATGGTCGCCTTCTCTCCACGCCCGCGGCGCATCGCGGTGATCGCGCATGCGCGATTCCCCATCGCGGCGCCCTTCAAGGGCGGAATGGAAGCGCATACGCATGCGCTGGTGCGCGGGCTGTTGGCGAGGGGGCATGAAGTGCGGCTGTTCGCGTCGGGCGACAGCGATCCCTTGCTGCCTCTCGAGCCGGTGTGCGAGCGGCATTACGAGGCGGACATGCCATGGGCACGGTGGCGCCACCATCCTCAATTTGCCGAACGGCAGTCCCGGATTTTCGCAGAGGCGTGGGAGGGTGCCCACCGGTTCATGCCCGACATCGTCCATAACAACAGCCTGTTCGCCGAGCTGCCGCGATGGGCGGCGCGCGATGGAGCGGCGATGCTGTCGGTGCTTCACGTGCCGCCCTTCCCTCGATTGCATGATGCCGTGACGGCGATGCGCGACGAGCCGAGGCAGCGGTTCGCGACGGTGAGTGCGGCCCAGTTGGCGCATTGGGCGCCGGGCGGGCACCGCCATTTCGCCGCGGTGCCGAACGGGATCGATCTTGCCCGGTGGCCCGTCGGGGGCGGGCAGCGGCGCGGCGCGATCTGGGTCGGCCGGATCACGCCGTCGAAGGGAACGGCGATGGCGTGCGAGGCGGCGGTGCGCGCCGGGATAGGGCTCACTTTATACGGGCCGGTCGAGGACGAGATCTATTTCGACCAGCAGGTGGCGCCATGGCTGGGACAAGGCGTGCGCCATGCTGGCGAGCAGCCGGCGCAACGGTTGGCCGAGGCCTATGGCGCGGCGGAGGTGGCGTTGGTCACGCCTTGCTGGGACGAACCCTTCGGGCTGGTCGCGGCCGAGGCGCTCTCTTGCGGGACGCCAGTTGCCGGCTTCGATCGGGGCGCGATTGCCGAAGTGGTGGGCGAGGCGGGGTGCCTCGTCGCTGAAGGGGATGTCGAGGGGCTGGCGCAGGCGATCCATGAAGCCCGGCAGGTGCGCCGCTCGACCTGTGTCGAACGAGCCCGTCGATTCAGTCATGATGCCATGCTGGCGGGCTATGAGGCGCTTTATGAGGCGGCCATCTCCGGTGCGGTAGCGGCTTCCGCTTCGGCTTCGAGCTGCGCGAGCACGATCGCTGAACTTGCGTAG